The proteins below are encoded in one region of Paenibacillus albus:
- a CDS encoding sulfatase family protein, producing the protein MRVLLLDLDATRPDHLGCYGYERNTSPNIDRIAEEGVRFTNYYTSDAPCFPSRTALMTGRFGIHNGVVGHGGTAADVRHEGASRDFNSRLNRESFPALFRSAGMKTALVSPFGERHSAWTFYAGFNEIHNTGKGGGESAEEVTPVVQDWIRQNAKKDDWFLYVNYWDPHTPYRAPVEFGNPFENDPLPAWITDDVLQEHTTHKVGPHSAREINMYDNRTDPKYPRHPGEFTDREGLRTVIDGYDCGIRYMDEHIGMIFRDLEEQGVMDDLIVIITADHGENMGELGIYGEHGTADQGTCRIPMIIRWPGMMKNHVDNGLHYHLDLLPTMAELLGKAKAPSWDGDSYAAALTSGEDCGREYLVVSQCAHVCQRSVRFGDYLYIRTYHDGYHMFDKEMLFNLKKDPHEQHNLAQMHRNLCKEAVYCLNEWHDEMMSTMPFDTDPLWTVMKEGGPYHAKGHLQKYVGRLEETGRAYAIPELKRRHPAEFRN; encoded by the coding sequence ATGAGAGTGCTGCTGTTAGATTTAGATGCGACAAGGCCGGACCATCTGGGCTGTTACGGATATGAGCGGAACACTTCGCCGAACATCGACAGAATCGCGGAAGAAGGCGTTAGATTCACGAACTATTATACCTCCGACGCTCCTTGCTTCCCTTCGAGGACGGCGTTGATGACGGGACGCTTCGGCATCCATAACGGAGTCGTCGGCCATGGAGGCACAGCCGCCGACGTTCGTCACGAAGGCGCCAGTCGCGACTTCAACAGTCGATTGAATCGCGAGTCCTTCCCGGCCTTATTCCGCTCGGCAGGCATGAAGACGGCGCTCGTCAGCCCTTTCGGAGAAAGGCATTCAGCTTGGACGTTCTATGCCGGCTTCAACGAAATCCATAACACCGGCAAGGGCGGCGGAGAATCGGCGGAGGAGGTTACCCCAGTCGTGCAAGACTGGATTCGGCAAAATGCAAAGAAGGATGACTGGTTCCTTTACGTGAATTATTGGGATCCGCATACGCCGTATCGTGCTCCAGTGGAGTTCGGCAATCCGTTCGAGAACGATCCGCTGCCAGCTTGGATTACAGATGACGTGTTGCAGGAGCATACGACCCATAAGGTTGGGCCGCACAGCGCTCGCGAAATCAACATGTATGATAATCGAACGGATCCGAAGTATCCCCGTCATCCGGGAGAGTTTACGGATCGCGAAGGGCTGCGCACGGTCATCGATGGCTACGATTGCGGGATCCGTTATATGGATGAGCACATTGGCATGATCTTCCGCGATTTGGAGGAGCAAGGCGTGATGGACGACCTCATCGTTATTATTACGGCTGATCACGGGGAGAACATGGGGGAGCTTGGGATCTATGGCGAGCACGGAACCGCCGACCAAGGCACCTGCCGAATTCCGATGATTATCCGCTGGCCGGGCATGATGAAGAATCACGTCGATAACGGCTTGCACTACCATCTTGATCTGCTTCCGACGATGGCTGAGCTGCTCGGCAAAGCAAAAGCTCCGTCGTGGGACGGCGATAGTTATGCGGCAGCATTGACGTCGGGCGAAGATTGCGGCCGGGAGTACTTGGTTGTATCGCAATGTGCGCACGTCTGCCAACGAAGCGTTCGCTTCGGCGATTACTTGTACATTCGGACTTATCATGACGGCTATCATATGTTCGATAAGGAAATGCTCTTTAACTTGAAGAAAGATCCGCATGAGCAGCATAATCTGGCGCAGATGCATCGTAATCTGTGCAAAGAAGCGGTGTATTGCTTGAATGAATGGCATGACGAGATGATGAGCACGATGCCTTTCGATACGGACCCTCTATGGACCGTGATGAAAGAAGGCGGACCGTACCATGCCAAAGGCCATCTGCAGAAGTATGTCGGCAGGCTGGAAGAGACGGGGAGAGCTTATGCGATCCCAGAGCTGAAGCGCCGGCATCCGGCAGAATTTCGTAATTAG
- a CDS encoding DUF1854 domain-containing protein, with amino-acid sequence MTNQTAVSASEADKEAVNAIANTDLADAANIKYLTRDNAVFTKTEGQMLVVKVGDEEHAGVYVHCSFPHTNRSIYLSVRTIENKEIGMIRSLDEFPEEMAKLLEEQVRIRYFAPEITKVVKVKEEFGYAYWEAETTAGMCRFTVRGGGGNTKLITATRLLITDVDGNRFVIPDLSGLSDKEYRMVEMCM; translated from the coding sequence ATGACGAATCAAACGGCGGTTTCCGCGAGTGAGGCAGACAAAGAAGCTGTGAATGCAATAGCAAACACCGATCTGGCGGATGCGGCGAATATCAAATACTTAACGCGCGACAACGCGGTATTTACGAAAACCGAAGGTCAAATGCTCGTTGTCAAAGTGGGTGACGAGGAGCATGCAGGCGTATATGTGCATTGTTCCTTCCCGCACACGAACAGAAGCATCTATCTGTCGGTTCGGACAATCGAGAATAAGGAGATTGGCATGATCCGCTCGCTGGATGAATTTCCGGAGGAGATGGCGAAGCTTCTGGAAGAGCAGGTGCGTATCCGTTATTTTGCCCCTGAGATTACGAAGGTGGTAAAGGTTAAAGAAGAATTCGGCTATGCGTACTGGGAGGCAGAGACGACTGCGGGCATGTGCCGGTTCACGGTGCGCGGCGGGGGAGGCAACACGAAGCTGATCACTGCGACGCGGCTGCTGATCACGGATGTCGACGGCAATCGCTTCGTCATCCCGGACCTTAGCGGCTTAAGCGATAAAGAATACCGAATGGTTGAAATGTGCATGTAA
- a CDS encoding AraC family transcriptional regulator, producing the protein MLSYTSVHFDNRIPNWRNTLTVLDHNVIALILDGKVKYTLNDHTVIAEKGDLLLIPIGTMRASENMEGPHQKMTVLFQHSIEDAHELPVLGNARFTKCKIRNFEYMKQRFERLNLEALSKDKFNPYVVTGILLELVGMAAREFEQVEVTPIKLKLANEIQKYLVDHYREPTHIDQLAALIHRSANYTISIFREVTGVSPIQYVHSLRMKEACNLLSNSDLSVTEIANYLGYYDHSYFFRIFKKFNSLSPTEYRHSESL; encoded by the coding sequence ATGCTGAGTTATACGTCCGTTCACTTCGACAACCGTATCCCTAACTGGCGCAATACGTTGACGGTCTTAGATCATAACGTCATCGCATTGATACTGGACGGCAAAGTCAAATACACCCTTAACGATCACACTGTAATCGCCGAAAAAGGAGATCTCCTGCTCATCCCGATCGGCACGATGCGGGCCAGCGAGAATATGGAAGGCCCCCATCAGAAAATGACCGTCTTATTCCAACATTCGATTGAGGATGCTCATGAGCTTCCAGTGCTCGGCAATGCTCGCTTCACCAAATGCAAAATTCGAAACTTTGAGTATATGAAGCAGCGATTCGAGAGGCTTAACCTCGAAGCGTTAAGCAAGGACAAATTCAATCCTTATGTCGTGACTGGCATTCTACTGGAGCTTGTCGGCATGGCCGCCCGTGAATTCGAGCAAGTCGAAGTCACTCCGATTAAGCTGAAGCTGGCAAATGAAATTCAGAAGTATTTGGTTGACCACTATCGCGAACCTACGCATATCGATCAGCTGGCTGCCTTAATCCATCGTTCAGCCAACTATACGATCTCTATCTTCCGCGAAGTAACGGGGGTATCTCCGATTCAGTATGTTCATTCTCTGCGAATGAAAGAAGCATGCAATCTGCTCTCGAACTCCGATTTATCGGTGACGGAGATTGCCAATTATTTGGGCTATTACGATCATTCGTATTTCTTCCGCATTTTCAAAAAGTTCAACTCGCTCTCACCAACGGAGTATAGGCACTCGGAATCGCTATGA
- a CDS encoding AraC family transcriptional regulator: MKIYEDRDFFPKPSYPFFIDKYTIRKGEVIPMHSHSFYELVFVVEGHAWHEFKGETRELQEGDVFIVDPRTAHRYRGREDGVTVVYNVMFQLSLLDRELSSLSEIDAFVDFFYLAPFLRRSPHQSPYLNMQGRIRVALEGKLQTISYEDERKAPGYELMVRSQLIEFFVVLSRYMLEHRKGPERERVEEKEWLTWVTTLLAEFYNQPISLNQFSRMCAMSPSAFAQKFKQRTGKSFLQYKRELQMAEACRLLRNTGWSIVQVAGETGYDDLSHFYRIFRRQAGCTPLQYRNHQEEQEARSSTAH, encoded by the coding sequence ATGAAGATATACGAGGATCGTGACTTCTTCCCGAAACCGTCGTATCCGTTCTTTATTGATAAGTATACGATTCGTAAAGGCGAAGTCATCCCGATGCATTCGCATAGCTTCTATGAACTCGTCTTCGTCGTGGAAGGCCATGCGTGGCACGAATTTAAGGGCGAAACGCGAGAGCTGCAGGAAGGCGATGTGTTCATCGTCGATCCTCGGACCGCGCACAGGTATCGAGGGCGAGAGGACGGAGTGACCGTCGTCTACAACGTCATGTTCCAGCTGTCGCTGCTCGATCGGGAGCTCAGCAGCTTGAGCGAGATTGATGCTTTCGTCGATTTCTTCTATCTCGCGCCTTTTCTTCGCCGTTCTCCGCATCAGAGTCCTTACTTGAACATGCAGGGCCGCATTCGTGTGGCGCTGGAAGGGAAGCTGCAAACGATCAGCTACGAAGATGAGCGCAAAGCGCCGGGGTATGAGCTGATGGTTCGATCCCAGCTCATCGAGTTCTTCGTCGTTCTAAGCCGTTATATGCTAGAGCATAGGAAAGGGCCAGAGAGGGAGCGGGTCGAGGAGAAGGAGTGGCTGACCTGGGTAACAACTCTGCTTGCGGAGTTCTACAATCAGCCGATTTCGCTGAACCAGTTCAGCCGGATGTGCGCGATGAGTCCTTCTGCATTCGCGCAGAAGTTCAAGCAGCGCACGGGCAAGAGCTTCTTGCAATACAAGCGTGAGCTGCAAATGGCTGAAGCTTGCAGGCTGTTGCGAAATACGGGTTGGAGCATCGTTCAGGTAGCGGGAGAGACCGGCTATGACGATCTCAGCCACTTCTACCGGATATTCCGCCGCCAAGCCGGCTGCACGCCTCTGCAATATCGCAACCATCAAGAAGAACAAGAAGCCCGCTCTTCCACTGCGCATTAG
- a CDS encoding phytanoyl-CoA dioxygenase family protein yields MHATTVTTTEEALRLLGAEEGLLSKEEKASLDELGFVIFHDLIDPEWIDSLRERYEYLMEEEGAKAGLEVHQEAGTRRLSDLANKGEDFDGTYTHPKILAAVNYILKRDFKVSAMNGRDAIPGEGHQSLHADWTAPRKIEEPFHVAISIWMLDDFTMDNGATRVVPGTHLLKGSPSDYMEDPSSPHPDELIVTGRAGTVIVLNSHTWHGGTTNRTDKSRRALHPYFTAREFPQQQNMRDSIRKVTYDRISPAARYLLDVD; encoded by the coding sequence ATGCATGCAACTACGGTGACGACAACCGAAGAAGCGCTTCGCTTGCTTGGCGCTGAGGAAGGGCTTCTATCCAAGGAGGAGAAAGCATCACTGGACGAGCTAGGCTTCGTCATTTTTCATGATTTAATTGATCCTGAATGGATTGACTCCTTAAGAGAACGCTATGAATATTTAATGGAGGAAGAAGGGGCGAAGGCCGGATTGGAGGTACATCAGGAAGCAGGCACCCGAAGATTATCGGACCTTGCCAATAAAGGGGAAGACTTCGATGGAACGTATACGCACCCGAAAATTCTTGCCGCCGTTAACTATATTCTGAAGCGAGATTTTAAAGTATCGGCCATGAACGGGCGTGACGCCATTCCAGGCGAGGGGCATCAGTCACTTCATGCAGATTGGACAGCACCGCGCAAGATCGAAGAACCGTTCCATGTTGCCATTTCAATTTGGATGCTGGATGACTTTACGATGGACAACGGCGCAACGAGAGTCGTACCAGGGACGCATCTTCTTAAAGGCTCTCCTTCCGACTATATGGAAGACCCCAGCTCGCCACATCCGGACGAACTCATCGTAACAGGCAGAGCGGGCACTGTGATTGTACTGAATAGTCATACTTGGCACGGAGGCACAACGAACCGGACCGACAAGTCGCGGCGCGCTCTCCATCCTTATTTTACAGCCCGTGAGTTTCCTCAACAGCAGAATATGCGAGATTCCATCCGCAAAGTCACCTACGATCGAATCTCGCCAGCTGCTCGTTATTTGCTAGACGTGGATTGA
- a CDS encoding formylglycine-generating enzyme family protein: MEHVKPSCCCVAVRDTSPASGELDATISTQKASSELTEGMVFLHGGEFLMGTDDQDGFPGDGEGPIRRVVIDPFYIDPCAVSNAEFKAFVDATGYVTEAEDFGSSFVFHLLVPPEAAAKVTQAVQQTPWWWNVEGACWRNPEGPSTGVEDRMDHPVIHISWNDAMAYCRWSGKRLPTEAEWEYAARGGLVQKRYPWGDLLKPEGEHRCNIWQGKFPDKNNASDGYAGTAPVRAFAPNGYGLYNMSGNVWEWCSDRFSASFHVNGPRDNPQGPPAGDARVLRGGSYLCHKSYCNRYRVAARSRNTPDSSTGNIGFRCVINANQSTSSK; the protein is encoded by the coding sequence GTGGAACATGTAAAGCCAAGCTGCTGTTGCGTGGCAGTTCGTGATACTTCACCCGCGAGCGGTGAACTTGATGCAACGATCTCAACTCAGAAAGCGAGTTCGGAATTGACAGAGGGCATGGTGTTTCTGCATGGCGGAGAGTTCTTGATGGGAACGGACGATCAAGATGGCTTTCCCGGCGATGGAGAAGGTCCGATCAGGAGGGTCGTAATAGATCCGTTCTATATAGATCCATGCGCCGTCAGCAATGCCGAGTTCAAAGCATTCGTGGATGCGACGGGGTACGTAACGGAGGCGGAGGATTTCGGCTCCTCCTTCGTGTTTCATCTGCTTGTCCCACCTGAAGCAGCAGCCAAGGTGACGCAAGCGGTGCAGCAGACGCCTTGGTGGTGGAATGTTGAAGGAGCATGCTGGAGAAATCCTGAAGGACCGAGTACGGGAGTCGAAGACCGTATGGATCATCCGGTTATCCATATTTCGTGGAACGATGCCATGGCTTACTGCAGGTGGAGTGGGAAGCGGCTGCCAACGGAGGCCGAGTGGGAGTATGCCGCGCGAGGCGGGCTTGTGCAGAAACGATACCCGTGGGGCGATCTGCTGAAACCGGAAGGCGAGCATCGCTGCAACATTTGGCAGGGGAAATTCCCGGACAAAAACAATGCAAGCGACGGTTATGCCGGAACCGCTCCGGTCCGTGCTTTTGCCCCAAACGGGTATGGCCTGTACAATATGTCCGGGAACGTGTGGGAATGGTGTTCGGACAGGTTCAGCGCAAGCTTCCACGTGAACGGACCTCGCGATAACCCGCAAGGTCCTCCTGCCGGAGACGCCCGCGTCCTTCGCGGCGGATCATACTTATGCCACAAATCGTATTGCAATCGTTACCGTGTGGCAGCCCGGAGCCGTAACACGCCGGATAGCTCGACTGGAAATATTGGCTTTCGATGCGTTATTAATGCCAATCAATCCACGTCTAGCAAATAA
- a CDS encoding ABC transporter ATP-binding protein, protein MNLNFELAGQDLVAARQAVGQTMLYCVPADLSLTGRMMSGFLVIGEEKWAYIEHGRVLEQQDIADAVKYKIVPLIGNAVLEAEVGGTKRIIVRVTMQHAARYGFIAQILNDMSAKKQIRIFNNEAEPICAKCGGPLIRGTRVCPRCMNKSAALKRLFAVSRSHWKKLGLGLLVLFVTSGITLAGPYFQKLLVNSALQPADGMTSDKAMFYLGIAGMLAVLVFGELLNISKNRIMAGVSSGIAADLRKMVFDKTQQLSLGFLTSQRAGDIMNRVTSDTERIRQLIQELCTTAIFQLVMLVCASYLLFHADWRLAIVVLIPAPIVAYLHRYIWKSVLWKLFHKQWRVFDKANSFLHDVLSGIRVVKAFGKEEREIKKFRAYNSEFAIATVNSEKLFSILSPITNYLIELGQYFVLLIGCSMILNKQMNIGELIQFSSYASMIFGPIAWLMFLPRWVANAVISIDRVFSVIDEQPEVMDSEDSGKHEIQGHLSFRNVIFGYKTYEPVLKEVSFEVKQGEMIGLVGHSGSGKSTLINLISRFYDVTDGEVLIDGVDIRSIKQEALRSQIGVVLQETFLFTGTIMENIRYAKPDATYEEIIQAARVANAHPFIVNFPDGYDTMLDENGNNLSGGERQRLAIARAVLNNPRILILDEATASLDIDTETAIQEALQRVTKNRTTIAIAHRLSTLRHADRLIVLEKGEIAEVGSHTELLEKKGIYYNLINAQRNMTKKQEQQEPGKNEPVSVEITA, encoded by the coding sequence ATGAATCTCAATTTCGAGCTTGCCGGGCAGGATCTCGTCGCTGCAAGGCAAGCGGTCGGGCAGACCATGCTTTACTGCGTGCCTGCCGATTTATCGCTGACTGGACGCATGATGTCCGGGTTTCTGGTCATCGGGGAAGAGAAATGGGCATATATCGAGCATGGTCGCGTCCTCGAACAGCAAGATATCGCAGATGCGGTCAAATATAAAATCGTTCCGCTCATCGGCAATGCGGTGCTGGAAGCAGAGGTTGGCGGAACCAAACGAATTATCGTCCGCGTCACGATGCAGCATGCAGCCCGTTATGGCTTCATTGCACAAATTCTGAACGACATGTCGGCGAAGAAGCAGATTCGAATCTTCAACAACGAAGCGGAACCGATCTGCGCCAAATGCGGCGGTCCGTTGATCCGAGGCACGCGCGTATGCCCGAGATGCATGAATAAATCAGCGGCGCTCAAACGGCTGTTCGCCGTTTCTCGCTCACACTGGAAGAAGCTTGGGCTAGGTCTTCTCGTCTTATTCGTTACTTCGGGGATTACGCTTGCAGGTCCGTATTTTCAGAAGCTGCTGGTCAACTCCGCCCTCCAGCCCGCCGATGGCATGACATCGGATAAAGCGATGTTCTACCTAGGTATTGCGGGGATGCTTGCAGTGTTAGTCTTCGGGGAGCTGCTCAACATTTCGAAGAATCGCATTATGGCCGGCGTGAGCTCAGGGATCGCGGCGGATTTGCGGAAGATGGTGTTCGACAAGACGCAGCAGCTATCGCTTGGATTCCTGACCTCGCAGCGAGCCGGGGATATTATGAACCGGGTCACTTCCGATACCGAACGAATCCGGCAGCTGATCCAGGAGTTATGTACGACAGCCATTTTTCAGCTCGTTATGCTCGTTTGCGCAAGCTATCTGCTCTTTCATGCGGATTGGCGTCTTGCTATCGTTGTTCTTATTCCGGCTCCTATCGTAGCCTACCTTCATCGCTATATTTGGAAGTCGGTGCTTTGGAAGCTGTTCCATAAGCAGTGGCGCGTGTTCGATAAAGCGAATTCGTTCCTGCATGATGTGCTGAGCGGCATTCGCGTCGTGAAGGCGTTTGGCAAGGAAGAACGGGAAATCAAGAAGTTCCGCGCCTACAACAGCGAGTTTGCAATAGCAACGGTGAACAGCGAGAAGCTGTTCAGCATCCTGTCGCCAATTACGAATTATCTCATTGAGCTGGGGCAATATTTTGTTCTATTGATCGGATGCAGCATGATTCTTAACAAACAGATGAATATCGGTGAGCTCATTCAATTCAGCTCATATGCCTCGATGATATTCGGCCCGATTGCTTGGCTGATGTTCCTCCCAAGGTGGGTGGCCAATGCCGTCATTTCCATTGATCGCGTATTCTCGGTCATCGACGAGCAGCCGGAGGTCATGGATTCGGAGGATAGCGGAAAGCATGAGATTCAAGGACATCTGTCGTTCCGCAATGTCATCTTCGGCTATAAGACCTACGAGCCCGTATTGAAGGAAGTGAGCTTCGAGGTGAAGCAAGGGGAGATGATCGGACTAGTCGGTCATTCGGGCTCCGGTAAATCGACGCTCATTAATCTTATTTCTCGTTTCTATGATGTTACGGATGGCGAAGTTCTCATTGATGGCGTCGATATTCGTTCGATCAAGCAGGAAGCGCTCCGATCCCAAATCGGGGTCGTGCTGCAGGAGACGTTTCTATTCACCGGTACCATCATGGAGAATATCCGCTATGCGAAGCCGGATGCTACCTATGAGGAGATCATCCAAGCAGCGCGGGTCGCGAATGCACATCCATTCATCGTGAATTTCCCGGACGGGTATGACACCATGCTCGATGAGAACGGCAATAACTTATCCGGCGGCGAGCGTCAGCGGCTAGCGATCGCGAGGGCGGTACTGAATAATCCGCGCATTCTCATTCTGGATGAAGCGACGGCTTCACTCGATATCGATACGGAAACCGCGATTCAAGAAGCGCTGCAGCGGGTGACGAAGAACCGGACGACAATTGCAATTGCGCATCGTTTGTCCACGCTGCGGCATGCCGACCGCTTGATCGTGCTAGAGAAAGGCGAGATCGCCGAGGTTGGCAGCCATACGGAGCTGCTCGAGAAGAAAGGCATTTATTATAACCTGATAAACGCGCAGCGCAATATGACGAAGAAACAGGAGCAGCAAGAGCCGGGAAAGAATGAGCCTGTATCGGTGGAAATCACAGCTTAG
- a CDS encoding AraC family transcriptional regulator: MPVNKPFRNPLHNNPDTTELMLICEGEGTFIFDGKTYVAGARSIMLYNQALWHDERSHEKMPFRTLYLGISGLRMSSLPEGYLIERDRSPIVPLGDAYFDIERRLREVVEEKNSDKPEAGETADYLLMAFLVELSRVVHGKPRNGQRKPSDVFAEEIVSQAKRYIHENYSLAVSLDELSKCCFVSPYHLCRVFKRKTGYSPIEYLTHYRIEVAKHYLMTTDRKIGGIAESVGYQSETYFLSLFKRIVGQTPGQYRTQEK; encoded by the coding sequence ATGCCTGTAAACAAGCCGTTTCGTAATCCGCTTCATAATAATCCCGATACGACGGAGCTTATGTTGATTTGCGAAGGAGAAGGTACGTTCATCTTTGATGGGAAGACATACGTTGCGGGTGCCAGGTCGATCATGCTTTACAATCAAGCCTTATGGCATGATGAGAGATCACATGAGAAAATGCCCTTTCGTACGTTATATCTTGGAATATCTGGATTGAGAATGAGTAGTTTGCCTGAGGGTTATTTGATTGAACGGGATCGGTCTCCGATCGTCCCGCTTGGCGATGCGTATTTCGATATTGAACGGAGATTGAGAGAAGTTGTAGAGGAGAAGAACAGCGATAAACCGGAGGCTGGAGAAACAGCCGATTATCTGCTCATGGCATTCTTGGTGGAGCTCTCGAGAGTTGTTCATGGGAAGCCGCGAAACGGTCAAAGGAAGCCTAGTGACGTATTCGCCGAAGAAATAGTCTCGCAAGCGAAACGATACATACACGAAAATTATTCATTAGCTGTCAGCTTGGATGAGCTCTCTAAATGCTGCTTTGTTAGTCCTTATCATCTTTGCCGGGTGTTTAAACGAAAGACAGGGTATAGTCCAATTGAATATTTAACCCATTACCGAATTGAAGTTGCCAAACACTACCTGATGACAACGGATCGCAAAATAGGCGGCATCGCGGAGAGTGTGGGTTACCAAAGTGAAACCTATTTTCTGAGCTTATTCAAGAGGATCGTCGGTCAGACACCGGGTCAATATCGTACGCAGGAGAAATAA
- a CDS encoding nucleoside hydrolase — MTIRILLDTDIGPDCDDVGAVAVLHALEKSGEVRIAGMTHCTSSKWGAGCLDALNTFYGRGDIPIGTLTLPGFLEEDSIYAKYNKGITLGYPNRYQQQPAPDAVDIMRKVLAEGEDGETVIVAIGPLINLMDLLESEGDQHSPLNGMQLVSAKVKSLVAMGGHFPTGKEWNFEMHPASAAYVVSNWPTNIVFTGFEIGAPIHTGRRLYTDLPESHPLRRSYEWYVGEGETRHSWDLTAVLYAARGHHPFWELETGTATVDAQTGENVWAQNPNGKHAYLRAVTSPSLVAEVLEQLMIH; from the coding sequence ATGACGATACGAATTTTGCTAGATACGGATATTGGACCGGATTGCGACGATGTCGGGGCAGTTGCCGTATTGCACGCGCTTGAGAAGAGCGGCGAAGTCCGGATTGCCGGCATGACGCATTGCACATCCAGCAAATGGGGGGCAGGCTGCCTCGACGCATTGAATACGTTCTATGGCAGAGGCGACATTCCAATCGGTACGCTTACGCTACCTGGCTTCCTCGAAGAGGATAGCATATATGCGAAGTACAACAAAGGGATAACGCTTGGCTATCCGAATCGCTACCAACAGCAGCCTGCCCCGGATGCAGTGGATATCATGAGGAAAGTTCTTGCCGAAGGCGAGGACGGCGAGACGGTCATCGTAGCGATCGGTCCCTTGATTAATTTAATGGACTTGCTTGAATCGGAAGGAGATCAACACTCTCCTCTAAATGGGATGCAGCTGGTGTCCGCGAAAGTCAAAAGCTTGGTTGCGATGGGAGGCCATTTTCCGACAGGGAAAGAGTGGAACTTCGAGATGCATCCGGCTTCCGCAGCTTATGTCGTCTCGAACTGGCCGACGAATATCGTATTCACTGGGTTTGAGATCGGAGCTCCGATTCATACGGGGCGTAGATTGTACACGGACTTGCCGGAATCTCATCCGCTGCGGCGTTCATACGAGTGGTATGTCGGCGAAGGAGAGACGAGACATAGCTGGGATCTGACTGCCGTGCTCTATGCCGCGAGAGGACACCATCCGTTCTGGGAGCTTGAAACGGGCACGGCGACGGTAGACGCGCAGACTGGAGAGAACGTCTGGGCGCAGAATCCGAATGGGAAGCATGCGTACTTAAGGGCGGTAACGAGTCCGTCACTGGTGGCAGAAGTACTAGAACAGCTCATGATTCATTAA
- the rbsK gene encoding ribokinase, with amino-acid sequence MHTKLPRIAIVGSLNMDLVVSMQRMPKQGETVKGEQFHTVPGGKGANQALACARLGGDAALIGAVGNDAFGSMMKEQMKANNVRTDTVATIQDAPTGIATIMHADHDNSIVIVEGANGSCTPAWIEHHAEIIRQAQVLLVQLEIPLASVREALQIARDSDVITVLNPAPYAELPEELLQLVDYITPNETEFECLSGELYVSEEELEAGMRQWGMEGPTLIVTRGGNGVSFLKDGSLQTIRAPQVEVVDTTGAGDCFNGAFSVAIAEGFDLAEAVAFGVKAATLSVTKFGAQAGMPTLDDVNTN; translated from the coding sequence ATGCATACGAAATTACCGCGAATTGCGATTGTAGGAAGTTTGAATATGGACCTCGTCGTCTCGATGCAGCGAATGCCGAAGCAAGGGGAGACTGTGAAGGGTGAGCAATTTCATACCGTTCCAGGCGGAAAAGGAGCTAATCAAGCCCTAGCCTGCGCCAGGCTTGGCGGGGATGCGGCCTTAATCGGAGCAGTAGGAAACGACGCATTCGGCTCGATGATGAAGGAGCAAATGAAAGCGAATAACGTTCGCACGGACACCGTTGCGACGATTCAAGATGCCCCGACTGGGATTGCCACGATCATGCACGCAGACCATGACAACAGCATCGTTATCGTGGAAGGAGCGAACGGCAGCTGTACGCCGGCATGGATTGAGCATCATGCGGAGATCATCCGGCAAGCACAGGTGCTTCTCGTGCAGCTGGAAATTCCGCTCGCTTCGGTTAGGGAAGCTCTGCAAATCGCTCGAGATTCCGATGTGATTACGGTTCTGAATCCAGCCCCTTACGCGGAGCTGCCGGAAGAGTTGCTTCAATTGGTCGATTATATAACGCCGAATGAAACGGAATTCGAATGTCTGAGCGGCGAATTATACGTCTCTGAGGAGGAACTTGAAGCCGGAATGCGCCAATGGGGGATGGAAGGGCCGACACTTATCGTGACGCGCGGCGGGAATGGCGTTTCGTTTCTGAAAGACGGGAGCCTGCAGACCATTAGAGCTCCTCAGGTTGAAGTTGTAGATACGACAGGAGCGGGAGATTGCTTCAATGGAGCGTTTAGCGTAGCGATCGCAGAAGGGTTTGATTTGGCGGAAGCAGTTGCTTTCGGCGTCAAAGCTGCAACACTATCGGTCACGAAGTTTGGGGCGCAAGCGGGTATGCCTACTTTGGATGACGTAAACACAAATTAG